From the Candidatus Krumholzibacteriota bacterium genome, one window contains:
- a CDS encoding HDOD domain-containing protein, which produces MVVIDPGNPEAKELSVVSMEKVVSRMSDLPTLPNTLMKIWMLLESADSSSKDLEKVISLDQSLSAKILRLANSPFYHIPQKVNNVSSAIVNVGFETIKNLVITVSVTSVLKKLKSTNKYFPLKEFWRHSASVGVVARAFAKKVPGVDSELCFCAGVLHDIGKFVLNILYPNQYAEAISLAAVEKNYIHLAERDVFSFDHAKVGEVFARYWQFSNDLRSIIGSHHKELSEVDDEVLMETAVVQIADALVRNIPYGFPGDFMKGEYSDHVFELFDINIGFIEEFQKDIMKDITSASEILNLV; this is translated from the coding sequence AAGAATTATCCGTCGTTTCGATGGAAAAGGTTGTAAGCAGGATGTCCGACCTGCCTACACTGCCGAATACGTTGATGAAGATATGGATGCTTCTCGAATCGGCCGACTCATCATCGAAAGATCTCGAAAAAGTGATCTCTCTCGACCAGTCGCTGAGCGCGAAGATCCTTCGTCTGGCAAATTCCCCTTTCTATCACATCCCGCAGAAAGTGAACAACGTCTCGAGCGCCATAGTCAATGTCGGGTTCGAGACGATCAAGAACCTGGTGATAACCGTCTCCGTCACCTCCGTGCTCAAAAAACTCAAGAGCACGAACAAGTATTTCCCTCTCAAGGAATTCTGGCGCCACAGCGCGTCGGTCGGCGTCGTCGCGAGGGCTTTCGCGAAAAAGGTCCCGGGCGTCGACAGCGAACTCTGTTTCTGCGCGGGGGTACTTCACGACATAGGAAAATTCGTTCTGAATATTCTCTACCCGAATCAATATGCCGAAGCGATATCGCTTGCAGCGGTCGAAAAAAACTATATCCACCTGGCGGAAAGGGATGTCTTTTCGTTCGATCACGCGAAGGTGGGCGAGGTCTTTGCCCGGTACTGGCAGTTTTCCAACGATCTCAGGTCGATCATCGGATCGCACCACAAAGAGCTCAGCGAAGTCGATGACGAGGTCCTGATGGAGACCGCGGTCGTCCAAATCGCCGACGCGCTCGTCCGCAATATTCCGTACGGGTTCCCCGGTGATTTCATGAAAGGCGAATATTCAGATCACGTCTTCGAGCTTTTCGATATCAATATCGGGTTCATCGAGGAATTCCAGAAAGATATAATGAAAGATATCACCTCGGCGAGCGAGATACTCAATCTTGTCTGA